A genomic stretch from Thermodesulforhabdus norvegica includes:
- a CDS encoding cytochrome c3 family protein — translation MKIGFARIAMVAVFIGAFVALGALVSAEEQAAPDVIVIKPGIYEQLTKAPVEFTHKKHAEDYGIACADCHHVYENGQNVWKEGDPVQKCEECHTDATVKGEKKLPPEQQKLNLKLAFHNNCINCHRDLKKENPETKAPTTCKGCHPKPEGAAKQ, via the coding sequence ATGAAGATCGGATTTGCAAGGATTGCAATGGTTGCGGTTTTTATCGGAGCTTTCGTGGCTCTGGGAGCGCTGGTATCGGCGGAAGAACAGGCGGCACCCGATGTTATCGTCATAAAACCCGGCATTTACGAACAACTTACCAAAGCCCCCGTTGAATTTACCCACAAGAAACATGCCGAAGATTACGGTATCGCCTGTGCAGACTGTCATCATGTTTACGAAAACGGTCAGAATGTGTGGAAGGAAGGCGATCCCGTCCAGAAATGCGAGGAATGTCATACCGATGCAACTGTCAAGGGCGAGAAAAAGCTCCCTCCCGAACAGCAAAAGCTCAATCTCAAATTGGCCTTTCACAACAATTGTATCAACTGCCACAGAGATCTGAAAAAGGAAAATCCCGAAACCAAAGCGCCCACAACCTGTAAAGGTTGCCATCCAAAACCGGAAGGAGCCGCCAAGCAATAA